One Pelomicrobium methylotrophicum DNA segment encodes these proteins:
- a CDS encoding universal stress protein has translation MPKLLVPVDGSENSDRAVDFVIKKAGWCREPVEIHLLNVQPPIVSGNVTMFISQEQLNDYYQEEGLKALQSARAKLDAAKVPYRHHILVGDPAETIARYAKEQGCDQILMGTRGLGTVTSLLLGSVATKVIHLADVPVLLVK, from the coding sequence ATGCCTAAGCTGCTGGTGCCGGTGGACGGCTCGGAGAACTCCGATCGCGCAGTGGATTTCGTGATCAAGAAGGCGGGCTGGTGTCGGGAACCCGTGGAGATTCATCTTCTCAATGTGCAGCCGCCGATCGTCTCCGGCAACGTGACCATGTTCATTAGCCAGGAGCAGCTCAACGACTATTACCAGGAGGAGGGGCTCAAGGCGCTCCAATCGGCGCGCGCGAAGCTCGACGCCGCCAAGGTGCCCTACAGGCACCATATCCTGGTGGGCGATCCGGCCGAGACGATCGCCCGCTACGCAAAGGAGCAGGGATGCGATCAGATCCTGATGGGTACCCGCGGCCTCGGGACGGTCACCAGCCTGTTACTCGGGTCGGTGGCGACCAAGGTGATCCATCTTGCGGACGTGCCGGTGTTGCTGGTGAAATGA